In Molothrus ater isolate BHLD 08-10-18 breed brown headed cowbird chromosome 7, BPBGC_Mater_1.1, whole genome shotgun sequence, one genomic interval encodes:
- the LOC118688940 gene encoding C-X-C chemokine receptor type 2 produces MESLSYSGDLSNILYLYNYTYDYSTAMPDTAISSSPCRPESSALNKYLVVVIYCLVFILSVVGNGLVVLVVTSIHTSRSVTDVYLLNLAVADLLFALTLPLWAAYRAHEWVFGTVMCKAISVLQEANFYSGILLLACISVDRYLAIVYATRAATEKRHWVKFVCLGIWVFSTLLSLPVLLFREAFRSPNNGTVCYERISGEDTAKWRVVLRILPQTFGFVLPLLVMLFCYGVTIHTLLQTKNAQKQRAMKVIFAVVLVFLICWLPYNITLVSDTLMRTRAIAETCERRNRIDTALSVTQVLGFAHSCINPIIYAFIGQKFRNSFLKILAQRGLISKDAVARYGRASYASTSGNTSTTL; encoded by the coding sequence ATGGAGTCCTTGTCCTACAGTGGGGATCTCTCCAACATCTTGTACCTTTACAACTACACCTATGACTACAGCACAGCCATGCCTGACACTGCTATCTCATCCTCTCCGTGCCGGCCTGAAAGCTCTGCCCTCAACAAGTACCTGGTAGTGGTGATCTACTGCCTCGTCTTCATCCTCAGTGTGGTGGGGAATgggctggtggtgctggtggtgacCTCCATCCACACCAGCCGCTCCGTCACCGACGTCTATTTGCTCAACCTGGCTGTGGCAGACCTGCTCTTCGCTTTGACCCTGCCGCTCTGGGCAGCCTACCGAGCGCACGAGTGGGTCTTTGGCACTGTGATGTGCAAAGCCATCTCCGTGCTGCAGGAAGCCAACTTCTACAGTGGCATCCTTCTGCTGGCCTGCATTAGCGTGGACCGCTACCTGGCCATCGTCTACGCCACACGGGCTGCCACTGAGAAGAGGCACTGGGTGAAGTTTGTCTGCTTGGGCATCTGGGTTTTCTCCACGCTGCTCTCCCTGCCGGTGTTGCTCTTCCGCGAGGCTTTCCGCTCGCCCAACAATGGCACCGTGTGCTATGAGCGCATCAGCGGCGAGGACACGGCCAAGTGGCGGGTGGTGCTGCGGATCCTGCCGCAGACCTTTGGCTTTGTCTTGCCCCTGCTGGTGATGCTCTTCTGCTATGGCGTCACCATCCACACCCTCCTGCAGACCAAGAATGCCCAGAAGCAGCGGGCCATGAAGGTTATCTTCGCTGTGGTGCTGGTCTTCCTCATCTGCTGGCTGCCCTACAACATCACACTGGTGAGCGATACCCTCATGAGGACGCGTGCCATTGCCGAGACCTGTGAGAGGAGGAACCGCATTGACACTGCCCTCTCTGTCACGCAGGTCCTGGGCTTTGCCCACAGCTGCATCAACCCTATCATCTACGCCTTCATCGGTCAAAAGTTTCGCAACAGCTTTCTCAAGATCCTGGCGCAGCGTGGGCTGATCAGCAAGGATGCTGTTGCCCGCTACGGCCGCGCCTCCTATGCCTCCACCTCTGGCAATACATCCACCACCCTCTGA